The following coding sequences lie in one Rutidosis leptorrhynchoides isolate AG116_Rl617_1_P2 chromosome 4, CSIRO_AGI_Rlap_v1, whole genome shotgun sequence genomic window:
- the LOC139842851 gene encoding uncharacterized protein, whose protein sequence is MTDITYLFTDVPKISRETLTVYLAAGAEVISSVLIAERDRTQMPVYFVSKVLQHGEVNYNSVEKLVYALVHTARRLRRYFQAHHILVLTDTPIKQVLSKPEISGRMAKWAIELGEYEISYAPRNAIKGPPPAANETAPQTVTWEHYTDRASSSDGACAGLILRSLDGEEHPYTLRFAFSVSNNEAEYEVLLSGLRIAEKMGIKALKVAVDPQLVANTQPNS, encoded by the exons ATGACAGACATTACATACTTGTTTACTGACGTTCCAAAAATTTCAAGAGAAACTTTAACCGTTTACTTAGCAGCGGGAGCTGAAGTGATCAGCTCGGTATTAATTGCGGAACGCGACAGAACCCAAATGCCGGTATACTTTGTCAGCAAGGTTTTGCAGCATGGCgaggtcaattataattcagtcgAGAAACTCGTCTATGCACTAGTTCATACCGCAAGGAGGTTGAGGCGATACTTCCAAGCGCATCACATTTTGGTACTAACAGATACGCCTATCAAACAG GTTTTAAGCAAGCCAGAAATCTCCGGCCGGATGGCAAAGTGGGCAATTGAACTGGGAGAGTATGAAATTAGCTACGCGCCGCGTAACGCCATCAAAGG GCCACCACCAGCTGCCAACGAAACGGCACCTCAAACCGTCACGTGGGAACATTACACTGACAGAGCATCGAGTTCAGACGGGGCCTGTGCCGGCCTGATACTTAGAAGCCTCGACGGCGAGGAACACCCATACACCTTACGTTTCGCTTTCTCTGTTTCtaacaatgaagcagaatatgaagTGTTGCTCTCCGGGTTACGTATTGCAGAAAAAATGGGTATCAAGGCACTAAAGGTGGCAGTCGATCCACAACTTGTGGcaaat ACACAACCCAATTCATAA
- the LOC139845520 gene encoding glutamate receptor 3.5-like yields the protein MRIRVILLVFSMLVMVVVPISVKGINGNITVPSRRPSVVNVGALFTVNSVIGRSVKPAIVAAIDDVNTDPNVLKGTKLNLVLHDTNCSGFLGTIEALQLMENDVVAAIGPQSSGIAHIISHVVNELHIPLLSFGATDPTLSSLQYPFFIRTTQNDYHQMLAVTELVEYFEWKEVVAIFVDDDYGRNGISALGDALSKKRAKISYKASFTPGASKTNITELLTKVNLMETRVFVVHVNPDTGLEIFNVAKKLGMMNSGYVWITTDWLSAVLDSTELYDPDTMDVIQGVLTLRQHTSSSDTKKTFTNKWKSIKDKETSGYNSYALYAYDSVWLLAHALDNFLKSGEAITFSYDSKLRNTNRSELRLSALKIFNEGEKLLETVLATNFTGLTGEVKFDQDKNLVHPSYDVVNIGGTGLRTIGYWSNHSGLSVATPESLYEKTENTSAADQRLYSVIWPGETSKKPRGWVFPNNGMPLRVAVPYRYSYKEVVTKDKSPEGVRGYCIDVFEAAVSLLPYPVPRKYILYGDGKRNPSYTNLVNAVADNQYDAAVGDVTITTNRTRIVDFTQPYMESGLVIVVAVKEAKPKPWAFLKPFTIEMWLVTGGFFIFVGSVVWILEHRLNHEFRGPPSQQLITIFWFSFSTMFFSHRENTVSTLGRLVLILWLFVVLIINSSYTASLTSILTVQQLTSRIEGIDGLTSSNDMIGVQDGTFAYNYLVRELNIAEARIKPLRGEEEYARALRLGPKGGGVAAIVDELPYVELFMRYTKCEFRIVGQEFTKSGWGFAFQRDSPLAVDLSTAILQLSENGDLQRLHDKWLSAASCSSSQTNDVQENSLSLNNFWGLFLICGIACLISLSIFFCRMLCQYLRFNPGEEEHHEIVEPDSATRSNRRPLRSISFKDLIDFYDKKEAEIKEMLKRNRSPVTRDSDEHNGSPS from the exons ATGAGAATAAGAGTAATTTTATTGGTTTTTAGCATGTTGGTGATGGTAGTAGTGCCCATATCAGTCAAGGGTATAAATGGAAATATAACAGTTCCATCAAGAAGGCCTAGTGTTGTCAATGTTGGAGCTTTGTTCACTGTGAATTCAGTTATTGGCAGGTCTGTAAAGCCTGCTATTGTAGCTGCCATTGATGATGTAAATACCGATCCAAATGTTCTTAAAGGAACTAAATTGAACCTTGTTTTGCATGATACTAATTGCAGTGGATTTCTTGGCACTATTGAAG CTTTGCAGTTGATGGAGAATGATGTGGTAGCTGCAATCGGGCCACAATCGTCCGGTATAGCCCACATAATATCCCACGTTGTAAACGAACTTCACATTCCACTTCTTTCATTTGGTGCAACCGACCCGACCCTTTCATCTCTTCAGTACCCATTTTTCATCCGGACCACACAGAACGACTACCACCAAATGTTAGCCGTAACCGAGTTAGTCGAATATTTCGAATGGAAAGAAGTCGTTGCCATATTTGTAGACGACGATTATGGTCGAAATGGAATTTCAGCCTTAGGCGACGCCCTTTCTAAAAAACGAGCGAAAATATCTTACAAAGCGTCGTTTACACCCGGGGCATCAAAAACCAACATTACAGAGTTACTAACGAAAGTCAACTTAATGGAGACTCGAGTTTTTGTTGTTCACGTAAATCCCGATACGGGCCTCGAGATTTTCAACGTTGCGAAAAAGCTCGGGATGATGAATAGTGGCTATGTTTGGATTACAACCGATTGGCTTTCAGCCGTTTTGGATTCGACCGAATTGTATGATCCCGATACAATGGATGTTATACAAGGCGTTTTAACGTTGCGTCAGCATACATCGAGTTCAGATACTAAGAAAACGTTTACGAATAAATGGAAGAGTATTAAAGACAAAGAGACATCTGGTTATAACTCGTACGCTCTTTATGCTTATGATTCGGTTTGGTTACTAGCACATGCACTTGACAACTTTTTAAAATCGGGAGAAGCGATCACGTTTTCGTACGATTCTAAACTTCGAAATACTAACAGAAGCGAGCTTCGTTTATCTGCTCTTAAAATTTTTAACGAAGGAGAAAAGCTTCTTGAAACAGTCTTAGCAACAAACTTCACAGGTTTGACCGGTGAAGTGAAGTTTGACCAAGACAAGAACTTGGTTCATCCATCTTATGATGTGGTCAACATTGGTGGGACCGGGTTACGGACCATTGGTTATTGGTCAAACCATTCAGGTCTTTCAGTTGCTACACCTGAATCGTTGTATGAAAAGACTGAAAACACTTCAGCAGCCGATCAACGTCTTTATAGTGTAATATGGCCTGGGGAAACGAGTAAAAAGCCTCGAGGATGGGTTTTTCCGAATAACGGGATGCCGTTAAGAGTTGCTGTGCCGTATCGGTATAGTTATAAAGAAGTTGTTACGAAAGATAAGTCTCCCGAAGGCGTACGAGGTTATTGCATCGACGTTTTCGAAGCTGCAGTTAGTTTACTTCCATACCCGGTCCCACGAAAGTACATATTATATGGAGATGGTAAAAGAAACCCAAGCTACACCAATCTTGTTAATGCTGTTGCTGATAAT CAATATGATGCAGCAGTGGGAGATGTTACAATCACTACAAACCGAACAAGGATAGTTGACTTTACGCAGCCATACATGGAATCCGGACTTGTTATAGTTGTTGCAGTCAAAGAAGCCAAACCCAAACCATGGGCGTTTCTCAAGCCGTTCACAATTGAGATGTGGCTAGTAACCGGTGGATTCTTTATTTTCGTTGGATCTGTTGTTTGGATTCTCGAGCATCGGTTAAATCATGAGTTTCGTGGTCCACCAAGTCAACAACTCATCACAATCTTCTG GTTTAGCTTCTCAACGATGTTTTTCTCACACC GTGAGAATACGGTGAGCACATTGGGACGATTAGTACTGATCTTGTGGTTGTTTGTAGTGCTGATTATTAACTCAAGTTACACAGCCAGCTTGACATCGATCTTGACCGTACAACAACTAACTTCACGGATTGAAGGGATAGATGGTTTGACCTCGAGTAATGATATGATTGGTGTTCAAGATGGAACTTTCGCTTATAATTATTTGGTTAGAGAGCTTAATATTGCGGAAGCTAGGATTAAACCGTTGAGAGGTGAGGAGGAGTATGCACGTGCGCTCCGTTTGGGTCCAAAAGGTGGTGGTGTAGCTGCCATTGTTGATGAGCTTCCTTATGTCGAACTTTTTATGCGTTACACCAAGTGTGAATTCAGGATCGTCGGTCAAGAGTTTACAAAAAGCGGCTGGGGATTC GCATTTCAGAGAGACTCGCCTCTAGCGGTTGACCTATCAACTGCCATCCTTCAACTGTCAGAAAACGGAGACCTGCAACGACTTCACGACAAATGGCTTTCAGCCGCCTCATGCTCATCATCTCAAACAAACGACGTTCAAGAAAACAGCCTGTCACTCAACAATTTCTGGGGTCTATTCCTTATTTGCGGTATCGCGTGCTTAATTTCTCTTAGCATTTTCTTCTGTAGGATGTTGTGTCAGTACCTTCGGTTTAATCCTGGAGAAGAAGAACATCATGAGATCGTTGAGCCGGATTCAGCAACACGCAGCAACAGACGACCCCTTAGATCCATTAGTTTTAAGGATTTGATTGATTTTTACGATAAGAAAGAGGCGGAGATTAAGGAAATGCTTAAGCGAAACAGGAGTCCTGTTACTAGGGACTCAGATGAACATAATGGCTCACCTTCCTAA
- the LOC139842852 gene encoding B-box zinc finger protein 20-like, which produces MKIQCDMCEKMEASVYCTADEASLCHGCDRRVHHANKLASKHHRFSLNNSSDQPPFCDICQEKRAFLFCKEDRAILCRQCDISIHVSNEHTKYHNRFLLAGVKLSASSSCYDSSSDQALCSSNSIGSSEAESIKSSFAPGKQKAKAPKHSSSVNNHCDQFNQQINVSMEPSSISDYLMETLPEWNVEELLDPSVSHPYNEFYEGYDSGTCTLPFMAHDTDNIADLSTLWLQDLGSLVNLSDQQKSRSSSFSKRCFFNDMENIEKLNKDQYKFNPSSIKKQRQLW; this is translated from the exons ATGAAGATCCAATGCGATATGTGCGAGAAAATGGAGGCTTCCGTCTATTGCACCGCCGACGAAGCCTCCCTTTGTCATGGTTGTGATCGTCGTGTCCACCATGCCAACAAACTCGCCAGCAAACACCATCGTTTCTCCCTTAACAATTCCTCCGATCAACCGCCTTTTTGCGATATTTGCCAG GAAAAAAGAGCATTTCTGTTTTGCAAAGAAGACAGAGCGATTCTTTGTAGACAATGTGACATCTCAATACACGTTTCCAACGAACACACAAAATATCACAATCGCTTTCTTCTAGCAGGCGTTAAGCTTTCAGCTTCGTCGTCCTGTTATGATAGTTCATCGGATCAAGCTCTATGCTCTTCGAATTCAATTGGATCTAGTGAAGCTGAGAGTATAAAAAGCTCATTTGCTCCTGGAAAACAAAAGGCTAAAGCACCTAAGCACTCATCTTCAGTGAACAATCATTGTGACCAATTTAACCAACAAATAAACGTTTCGATGGAGCCAAGTAGCATATCGGACTACTTAATGGAGACATTACCCGAATGGAATGTCGAAGAACTTCTAGATCCTTCTGTGTCACATCCGTATAACGAATTCTACGAG GGATATGACAGTGGTACATGTACATTGCCATTTATGGCACATGATACCGACAACATTGCAGATTTGAGTACTTTATGGTTACAAGATTTGGGCAGTTTGGTAAATTTATCAGATCAACAAAAGTCAAGATCAAGTAGCTTCTCAAAAAGATGTTTCTTTAATGATATGGAGAATATTGAAAAGTTGAATAAAGATCAATACAAATTCAATCCTTCATCTATCAAGAAACAAAGACAACTATGGTAG